In Haloplasma contractile SSD-17B, a single window of DNA contains:
- a CDS encoding glycine betaine ABC transporter substrate-binding protein produces the protein MMKSHLIKKMFAVVLVAAVVLVAGCEGEKKEVNLGVVNWAEGIAMTNLAKVILEDEMDYDVEVTTADVGPIFQDVVGGGTDAFMDTWLPVTHKSYMDQHSDNVEVLGTNFEGAKIGLVVPKYVYDAGITSIADLNANADKFDGEIIGIDSGAGIMATTETAMTADNYDITDLELMASSGPAMTATLGDKIDNEEFVVVTGWNPHWKFAKWELKFLDDPKGIYGDAEVIKTVARKGLKDDMPEVAEFLANFEMDIAELGDLMGAIADAGDDKTPEDVAREWKNNHMDLVNSWLPETK, from the coding sequence ATGATGAAATCACATTTAATTAAGAAAATGTTTGCTGTAGTTTTAGTTGCAGCAGTTGTTTTAGTAGCCGGTTGTGAAGGTGAAAAGAAAGAAGTAAACTTAGGTGTTGTTAACTGGGCTGAAGGTATAGCAATGACTAATTTAGCTAAAGTAATTTTAGAAGACGAAATGGATTATGATGTTGAGGTTACAACTGCAGATGTTGGGCCAATCTTCCAAGATGTAGTAGGTGGCGGAACAGATGCATTTATGGATACTTGGTTACCAGTAACACATAAATCATATATGGATCAACATAGTGATAATGTAGAGGTACTTGGTACTAACTTCGAAGGTGCAAAGATTGGATTAGTAGTACCTAAGTATGTATACGATGCAGGTATTACATCAATTGCTGATTTAAATGCAAATGCTGATAAATTTGACGGAGAAATCATTGGTATCGATTCAGGTGCTGGGATTATGGCTACTACAGAAACAGCGATGACTGCCGATAACTATGATATAACTGACCTTGAATTAATGGCATCAAGTGGTCCTGCTATGACAGCTACTTTAGGTGACAAGATTGATAATGAAGAGTTCGTAGTTGTTACAGGATGGAACCCACACTGGAAATTTGCAAAATGGGAACTTAAATTCTTAGATGATCCTAAAGGTATTTACGGTGATGCTGAGGTAATTAAAACAGTTGCTCGTAAAGGTTTAAAAGACGACATGCCAGAAGTTGCAGAATTCTTAGCAAACTTCGAAATGGATATTGCTGAATTAGGAGATTTAATGGGTGCGATTGCTGATGCAGGCGACGATAAGACTCCTGAAGATGTAGCAAGAGAATGGAAAAACAATCATATGGATTTAGTAAACTCTTGGTTACCAGAGACTAAATAA
- a CDS encoding ABC transporter permease has translation MTIGKIFANIVNWMKDNLDFIFTPIKFLIDYSVDGIVLVLSLIPGLLLLLLITALANYLSGRKVAIFTFIGLFTINFMGYWDQMVLTLSMVMVSTIIAVIVGIPVGIYSARHERVDSAVRPILDLMQTLPAYVYLIPAVLFFQLGTVPGVFATIIFSMPPAVRLTNLGIRQVPGDVVEAAESFGTTSKQLLFKVQLPLAKPTIMAGLNQTIMLALSMVVISAMIGAKGLGLEVYNSITQLKIGQGFESGISIVILAMVLDRITHALGTNEN, from the coding sequence ATGACTATAGGAAAAATATTTGCAAATATCGTTAACTGGATGAAAGACAACCTAGATTTCATTTTCACACCAATTAAGTTTTTAATTGATTATTCAGTTGATGGAATCGTATTAGTGCTTAGTTTAATACCAGGATTACTGCTATTATTATTAATCACTGCATTAGCCAATTATTTAAGTGGTAGAAAGGTTGCAATATTTACTTTTATTGGATTATTTACTATTAATTTTATGGGATATTGGGATCAAATGGTATTAACTTTATCGATGGTGATGGTCTCTACCATAATCGCAGTTATAGTTGGAATACCAGTAGGAATCTATTCAGCTAGGCATGAACGCGTTGATTCTGCAGTACGTCCTATTCTAGACTTGATGCAGACATTGCCAGCATATGTGTATTTAATTCCGGCAGTATTATTTTTCCAATTAGGAACTGTTCCGGGAGTATTTGCAACGATTATTTTCTCAATGCCACCAGCGGTACGATTAACAAACCTTGGAATTCGTCAAGTGCCTGGTGACGTTGTTGAGGCTGCGGAGTCATTTGGTACGACAAGCAAGCAATTGTTATTTAAAGTACAGTTACCACTCGCTAAGCCAACGATTATGGCAGGATTAAATCAAACGATCATGTTGGCATTATCAATGGTTGTTATATCAGCTATGATTGGTGCTAAAGGACTTGGACTTGAAGTTTATAATAGTATTACACAGTTAAAAATTGGTCAAGGATTTGAAAGTGGAATTTCTATTGTAATCTTGGCGATGGTGTTAGATCGAATTACACACGCGTTAGGTACAAATGAAAACTAA
- a CDS encoding quaternary amine ABC transporter ATP-binding protein, with protein sequence MSVLELKGVTKVFGEQPEKALELINNGVSKIDILNELGLTVGLKDVNLNINRGEFFVIMGLSGSGKSTLVRCLNKLIEPTSGEILLEGEDISKVDDERLLEIRRQKVSMVFQRFGLLPHKTVLENVMFGLTIQGVDYEDRKQKALEAIELVDLQGFEDSLPKELSGGMQQRVGLARALATDADIILMDEAFSALDPLIRKQMQDEILKIQDKLHKTIVFITHDLDEALRVGDRIAIMKDGEVVQIGTAEDILINPADDYVKDFVEDVNFAKIISTGAIMNSNHATTLSETNVESVIKNINDKDAKFTFIKQNNGKLKGLIRKKEVDQLEVVNYDSLKNIMIPAKEIQTVHKNTKMEKLYNLVANTSYPLAVLDKEENYLGFITRQTFLEGLAQEVDALD encoded by the coding sequence ATGTCAGTTTTAGAATTAAAAGGTGTTACTAAAGTATTTGGTGAACAGCCAGAAAAAGCATTAGAACTGATTAACAATGGTGTATCAAAAATCGATATACTAAACGAATTAGGTCTTACGGTAGGACTGAAGGATGTTAATTTAAATATTAACAGAGGTGAATTTTTTGTTATTATGGGACTATCAGGTAGTGGGAAATCTACACTAGTAAGATGTCTTAATAAACTAATTGAACCTACTTCAGGAGAAATTCTACTTGAGGGTGAGGATATCTCGAAGGTAGATGATGAACGCCTTCTAGAGATAAGACGTCAAAAAGTTTCAATGGTGTTTCAACGATTTGGACTGTTGCCACACAAAACGGTGCTTGAAAATGTTATGTTTGGACTAACAATTCAAGGTGTTGATTATGAAGATCGAAAACAAAAGGCTTTAGAGGCTATTGAACTTGTGGATTTACAAGGGTTTGAAGACTCTCTACCAAAAGAATTAAGTGGTGGTATGCAACAACGAGTAGGATTAGCAAGAGCACTAGCTACAGACGCTGATATAATTCTTATGGATGAAGCATTTAGTGCATTAGATCCACTTATTAGAAAGCAAATGCAAGATGAAATTCTTAAAATACAAGATAAACTTCATAAGACAATAGTATTTATTACTCATGACTTAGATGAAGCGTTACGAGTAGGAGATCGGATTGCTATAATGAAGGATGGAGAAGTTGTTCAAATCGGAACAGCTGAAGATATTCTTATAAATCCAGCAGATGATTACGTAAAAGACTTCGTTGAGGATGTTAACTTTGCAAAAATCATCTCTACTGGTGCTATTATGAATAGTAATCATGCAACGACATTAAGTGAAACGAATGTAGAGTCAGTTATTAAGAACATAAATGATAAAGATGCTAAATTTACTTTTATTAAACAAAATAACGGTAAATTAAAAGGGTTAATACGAAAGAAAGAAGTCGACCAACTAGAAGTCGTGAACTATGATTCACTTAAAAATATTATGATTCCTGCGAAAGAAATACAAACCGTTCATAAAAATACTAAGATGGAAAAATTATATAATCTAGTAGCTAATACGAGTTACCCGTTAGCTGTTTTAGATAAAGAAGAAAATTACCTAGGATTTATAACACGACAAACATTCCTAGAAGGCCTAGCTCAGGAGGTGGATGCTCTTGATTAA